Genomic DNA from Myxococcus stipitatus:
CGCGCCCGACGACACGTAGCCCACCAGTCCCCCGAATCCGAAGGTGACGGCGGCGAACAGGGCCTGCCCCGAGGCGCGAAGCTCCGGCGGCACGCGTCGCGAGAGGAAGGCCACGCTCGCCACGTAGAACGCGCCGAACGTCAGGCCGTGCAGCGGCGCGAGCCCCACCAGCCCCCAGGCCGTCGACGTCAGCGCCATGCCACCCCAGCGCACCGCGCTCGCCGCGAACGCGAACGCCAGCACCTGTCGCGGCGTCCACGACCCGGTCAGTCGTGGGTAGAAGGCCATCACCCCCACCTCCGCGAGCACGCCCAGCCCGGCCACCAGACCCACCACGGTGGGTGTCAGCCCCAGCTCCATGACGTGGATGGAGAACGTCCCGTGGAACGGGGCGCAGGCCAGCCAGTGCAGGCTGGTGCCGGCCAGCAACCAGCGCATGTCGGGGTGCCGCAACAAGCGCAAGCCCGCGAGCGGATGCAGCCTCCGGTCGGGCGCGGTGGAGTCCTTCAACAGGAGGCTCCAGGGCACGAGCGCCGACAGCAGGACGAGCGGCACGCGCACCACGGTCTGGTCCACGCCCGACGCGAACAGCCCGAAGAGGACGGTGGACGTGATGAAGCCCACGGAGCCGAACAAACGCACGCGCGCGAAGGTGTCTCCCGTGCGCGCCACGTGG
This window encodes:
- a CDS encoding MFS transporter; translated protein: MSRFQPFMSPAPAPRRLPLAGFYFLYFASVGIILPFLPAYFRSLSLSATQVGVLLGLSPAISLLAPHLWGHLADRTGRAARVLTGLTLGAALAFGWVSTARTFPALMATMALYACFASSFTPLMDTLTLHHVARTGDTFARVRLFGSVGFITSTVLFGLFASGVDQTVVRVPLVLLSALVPWSLLLKDSTAPDRRLHPLAGLRLLRHPDMRWLLAGTSLHWLACAPFHGTFSIHVMELGLTPTVVGLVAGLGVLAEVGVMAFYPRLTGSWTPRQVLAFAFAASAVRWGGMALTSTAWGLVGLAPLHGLTFGAFYVASVAFLSRRVPPELRASGQALFAAVTFGFGGLVGYVSSGAGYDWLGGHRLFAVAGVLELVAALLVLRAVAAPAEARGLCAGASG